The Crassostrea angulata isolate pt1a10 chromosome 1, ASM2561291v2, whole genome shotgun sequence nucleotide sequence AGGTAAACCATTTATTTTGGTGAAtggttgtttttgtttgtttggttgggtttttttcggggatggggggggggggggttgtgtgTTATCAGGAAAACAGCAATTGTTTCGACATAGACTTGCcgtaaaatatttacaacagaAAAGTAATTGAATAAACATCAATGACACAATAGGTTAGAGTCCTTAATTGAAACTTCCATTCCCGACCACATACAGTCGGTAGAGCtctgtattgtattgtattgtttatttgctaaaattcatatgaattataAGCAGTTGTAACAtctgaacatacatgtaattatgaacATATCCATACACTCTGTCTAAGCAAAAGCTCACGTCACTACTAGTAATAATGTTATGCAATATTCTACAAAGAAAAGTATTATTCATAAATGCACATTCATAGGAGGAGAGACCCtattaatcaataaatcaaaaagttatgtaaatgataataataatggtaatacattaaatattgcttgaaaaataaaataacaggatctatttttaaattatttttattcaaagtaaCAACTGATTTTACAATTATCTGCTTCATGATTGGTCACTAGTTGTAGCCCTAACACCACCAACAGCAAATTACCGCtcgatttgaacatattttattgtttaatggtgaaaacaaaataattagcaaACGTTGTGAAAACCCAGAACACCTTTTTCTACATCAGTCGTGATAACACAATAAATGTGATATTCAATAATAAACACAATAGTTTTATAGGTCAATAGATACACGTACTAATTCTGACAGTACATACTAGCATACAGACAAATAATGCAACAGCATGATTAAGATATAGATGTAGATATTGATGAGTTTCAAATCAGACCAGGTCCCTTGAAGAATAACTGTACGTTGGAAAATAGATTTCCATTTTCTGCAGAACCAATGGAATCATCTCCCCATAACAAAACATGAGTGTTAAccccctaacccccccccccccccccccccctttagatCTACTTTTCCATTTGTGCTCAGTAGTCTGCTGCTTTCTAGTAAGTTTGGATGTAATCAATGAAAAACATGGGCTACTTTTCTTCTTGATTAAGAAACTGGGCAActcttttagaaaatatatgtCCAACTTTTCCACACGGAGTCTTTGCAACTGCCTCAAGATTTCTCAAAAGCATTGGTAATAACGAAATCATCAACTTCTCTTGAAAAtcatactgaaaataaaaaggtGTGTTTTGATGAATGAGATATATAACATCATTTCGTATATAATTCCTATCACCATTGAACAGTATATGTACCTATTTACTGGCTATGGGGACGAGAGCATGTTTATTGTCCCCAGAGACAGTAACTATTTCACGTGGCGAACAGTTGCTGTCGAGGGGGACCAAAAAAACCTTCCGCAGagtcagtaaatatgtattttattataccgTAGAAAACTTTAATTGTCGTCgttgcagaatttcttgatgattaccgtcttccttggaagacggtattaagagttgaaataatttacagtctccgggttgtgcatttcctctcctttgtgattggtagcaaagacatgatgtgaaaatttacattcatctcattggttgaaatactgttCGGCGCAAGGGATTATCttttttacgtacgacttaccaatcttcgtagatttcaaatcttattaaaaagtgagaaaacgaaagaacaataaaaattgCTATAAATGAAGTTTAGGCTTTAATTTTTCAGCACAACTAGTTAAAAGCAATATTCGATAATATCTATTGCTAtaatttgttcttttcttttGATTCGATTACgcaaatacaaaaaatgttaaatttttttaatacaatatggCTAATATCTGTAAACAAGTTCACATATGTGATACGGCATAACTAATTTTAGTAATACAGAATGATACTAACAGTGgcattaactttgattttattaaaataatacaacTCTTCCTAGGATCTCTTTTTATCTAGTATGGTCGATCTCAACGAGAATGCACGTGGAAAACAGTTTTTTAAGCACGCACGCTTAAAAGGCacatacaaacaaaaaatgttcgacACGCCATGGCACTGTGTAGAGGAGGGCGACATTTATATAATTGAGAATAATTTTCTTGATAACTTATTGCTGTTAAAAGTTTGCTCTACAGAcggtaaggttttttttaaagctaattAACTTGTACTAGTTCACAATCAAATTGGTCAGgggtttttcaatttttcagaaTTCCTTCCTTGACTTTGAAATTAGTATCTCCAGTTGCGGGGTGAAAAAGCTAGAAATAGGTTGACTATTTGAAAATAGACTTACTTCTTTAAATGCCGAATAAACAGCTTTAAATGCGGGCTGCTTTTGATTCTGCATCGTCCGGCGATTGCCGTGAAGTACATGGGCCCCATCTTTATTTGCCCCCTCACACACACTAGTATACATACAGTGATCGGGCCGGTAATTCCACTCACAGGGGTAAATATATAGCTCATCTGAAACCAAATTGGTGCTTTACTTTTTTCCGCTTAATATATCTTCAATAATTATTATTACTCAtttcaaatactagtaaatgTATATACGCTCTCCATCTattctgataatttttaaactgtaaatttCGCTCTATCCAAATTTTCAATAGTTTTCACAATATCGTTTACTGGTATCCTGTTTTggaaattgaaatcaaatttctctatagataattttttgttgttgtttatgTTATCAAGACTATTTCTATgcgtttatttatttttcatactaTAGAAACATGCTATGATTATAGTTACAACTTTGGCGGTCTTGAAGAGCCTCAATCAGACTTATTCACTTACTCCAAatgatgatattttaaacacgcTGGACAGTAGTTACTAGTATAAATTAAATTACGGGTCATTTTCTTTACTGTATTTATGAGGGTAAAATGGTGGTTGTCGTGTTCAAGTTACAATGTATAAACGTTACATGTCTTATGGAACTACTAGTAGTTcttgataataattttttatctgaaaaataaaaagaattttataaatatgaaatcatTCTGATGTTTTTACCAGgatggaaatgaaaataaatattcatgagATCCTGATCTCCGTAAGTCATCTTTAATTTGTACTCTTTATGGTACTTAATGATGGACGTAGGCCATGTAGAAGCTCTAATCCTCGTCAAATTCATGAGTATCACTCCAGAATTAACACCTGTTAGATtgataaaactaattaaatgaCTTCAGAACAAATTATTtggttaaaggggcatggtcacaatctTGGTcgaattctatttttctgtttttattatttacaatgctttagtctTATGCATTTCTAacgatcaaatgaaatttgagagtcagttgtAGAATGATAAGCAACCTAcaacagggctcacaattcctTGTCGTGTTAACGAGgttcgtgtcctgtttttgtttacataggttcaaaaTATCGGTAAAAAAATTTAAGCTGGTTTCTCCATCTTATTTCTTTTAAGCATAAATTAATAGTTCccaacgtttaacacattcattttaagtcTAAAACGGGAATTTTTACTTCCGcgttcaaaatgaaaaaaaggtttGTTTACCCAGCAGAGAATTGttagctctgtaactcgcttaaaactcaacaaatgCCACTCAAATTTTGACTGCCTatcaaaaatgccttactgtagcattgttaacttttaaattggaaaaatatttttttttaccaaaaccgtgaccatgcccttttgaTATACGGTATTAAACGTTTATTACCTTTAAAACTTCAATGACAATTTTTACCGACCATTTGCAGAATTTCAAAATCTCTCGACCAAATGCCGCACCTAATTCTCCATAGTATGGATGTTTGGCAAATCTGTTATACCAGGCTGTGTGACGAACTTCATTGTCCGGAGCCATAGCGATCACCTGGGAACTGTTGAAACGGGAAAAATGGGACCAGATTTTCTCCAGAGGAGACAGGAATAAAACATCAGTGTCAACATACAGTAAGGAATCCACATTTGTTAAAAGAGACTGTAAAGAATAAAGAATCCAGTAAAAAATGTCTGTTCTTACTTACAAATTTTAATCTTTGTTTATGGAAATTCCTACCTGTAcatacacccctgcgaatgtgttcggaatgttttctttatcgttgctaaggaagtaataaatccagaggtgctcgaattaaagttcacgagacttcaccgatatttgttcagttcctgtgaaatttcgagcggaagtataagtgttcggataatattctcaaaatacgtaagtactggtcgtttttcatatcatatcctactttgatttatggtaaaacgggaaaagctttcaagatgtatgtcttattttaccatctagcagttatttatattaaacgataatattcagaacagagttatcgttcgtgttcaaacacgtgtagagtggttgaaaatattaacattgggttgcttaataaaatcatagccatgtttgatgcttgtggtgtgcaataccatgttttaaaaaaaataatgggtgtctattttgcattaaaacttagtatatcaagccattttcaaggaacattctgcataaaatggtatagtttgtttcactattgatgttattactaggtcaggcgcggatcgaaaattaatcctcaggagggatcttttttaagcatgttagttgttgcaacagcagacaaaaactaatttttgtatagtcacatttatttttaaaacacattttattcaccaatcaatgaagataaagtttaaaatcaataaacctctagattttagaTTTGACTACTAGAACCTAGatactgtgaaatagactttatacacgaggtacgatttttactccgaaactgaaagggtcaaattaAACCACGTggtataaaatttgaatgacaataacattcgcaggggtgacatAGTAACAGCAACGTGAACAAAtatgtaaaagataaaaaaaacaagatatctgtgagccaggcttggggtaatgcttaatgtaatggtaatgcattgcaatgcattacatgttttcaaagtaatgctagtaatgtgtaatgccacaaaattagcattacaagtaatggtaatgtaactaattactttccaaaatctagtgtaatgctggcattacatggcattacttttcattactatgcttatttatgcatgttcacttttaaaaatgtgatgaataaatgaatagttgaaattgaatttgattaaatttatttttaaagaagaaagaaataattcttaagataaaaatgttttaattgtattattaaaaaagtttttaaaagattcatttttgaattgttaatacatgtattactaaatattgtttattgtattttgtattgtttattagtcaacagctgtacagctcatagacatatacaattaatatacacatgttataatacatatactggtcacttgaaaaaggcaagtttatacatgaagttgaaatataacagcacaatttcataacatttttaagagtgttgttattaagagtttttaatcatttaaacaatttactccaattagtttgcacttcaataagaaatgtgtcaacaacacactatgcccccaggataatctaagtatcaaaacaatctattgttataagaattaagtgctaaacaccccaatccacttcccttcgctatgtcccaatagaataggagacagacatgcacctttcaaagcaaaatgaatgcactgtccatccatgatgaaaatagatatcacttccaatattataacccatttgaaaataattttacttacttattctctctctctctctctctctctctctctctctctctctctctctctctctctctctcttgtatatgaagtacactgtacattagtttgtgctgatagaaaatacaagattcatgtatttttctattattgcacttaatataccCTAAGATAAAGATCATCAAACAGTACTTTTCAGTCCAAGCTTCGACTGCtcctgtatttttaaaacatttatttagtatagctgggaagattttcaaactaacagGATGCAGTTCAAAGATGACCCTctgaaacttcgatcataatgtgcaacagcaatcttttgtcttaaagtgtcctcagtaaaaagaaatacgattaaaacaccgtatcttaaaaaatataactgggaaaaaccatctgtttatgaattaatacaattaagtgtccaaaattgtaaagatttgtgtaatctctTTGtgggaaatatctctatttagcttttgataaccgcaacattattccataaattgttttttgttatgcatgtaattctgtgtctctatttcgtaTCCTACATTGGATTATGCCAAATGTCaatgaatatcattttacttatgtaatacgtatgttgttcataatgccacaatatgattatatattgagcaaataaagaatgactcttgtatagtcattgaatttgaacctgatactgagcatgaacctctagatatgttaaagagtgttttatatttgaaacatttgcaaaaactctttattagctttgcttatttaaaacaaagtaatggtaatggtaatgcattactttactcatgtaatggtaatgtaatgcattacttcaagaaaatcaagtaatggtaatggtaatttaatgcccaaattcatgaatttggtaatggtaatgtaatgcattactttacaatgtaattcgccccaagcctgctgtgagccaatgctcactagtgatacccccgctctgatgtgaatatgcaaaataagcaaagtcgacatttaacagaaagctggcatccgattggtacagaaataaatcccacaatatggcatgcctaaacaaatagtgtgttaaaatttcaagcatctgcgataaatagctgctgagaaatctttgacgaaaatttgtttgaaaattttggctaaaaataaacaaagtcattatttaagaggaagttgacgtccgattgatacaacaataaatcccacaatatggcatggcaaaacaaatagtgtgtaaaaatttcaagcatctgcgataaatagttgctgagaaatctttgacggaaatttgtttgaaaactttggccaaaaataaacaaagtactcattaaacaggaagttgacgtccgattggtacaaaaatacatcccacgatatagcatgcctatacaaatactgtgtaaaaatttcaagcatctgcggtAAACAGTTGCTGataattctttgacaaaaatttgtttgaaaatttttgctaaaaataaacaaagtcgtcatttaacaggaagtatacgtctgattggtacacaaatatatcccacgatatggcatgcctatacaaatactgtgtaaaaatttcaagcatctgcgataaatagttgctgaaaaatctttgacggaaatttgttaaaaacttttggttaaaaaataagcaaagtcgtcatttaacaggaagttgacgtccgattggtaaaaaaatatatcccacgatatggcatgctttaacaaacactgtgtaaaaatttcaagcatctgcgataataagttgctgagataaatgcgacagaaatttttgttacggacagacagacagacagacagacagacacacaagggtaaaacagtataccccctctccttcggagcgggggtataaggGTATAAAAATAGAGTTTATTTTTGAATCAGATATAGGTGCATATCTTCAAAATACAGTTTTTTGCAAAACTTGGAAGTACTAAAAGGGGGCTGGTCCCTTTTATTAGCGGCCAAGAAATTAGAAAAGTCTATAACAAGTGACTTAAAAACGTTCAATttattgtaatgcattatagaaacaaaggtATTCTTAACAATAcctgtttgaaaaaatattattgccacacccatttatgaaatacttatggaattttttttattatctgaaAAGGGGGGAGGGCAATTCtgatttgtatatttatttcaacgtgttatttaaagggacttggacacgatttgagctcaaaattttaaattttatttttccgtttttaatgtttagaatggatgatatgggtatttttaatgctttgtcaaaatttgaaagtcagatattgagttataagcaagatgcagagtttggaattctttgtttctaaacaaagctcgagccttgttattgtttaaatatgtgttttattggtataagtttcgaTCAAATGTTGCTTCTTctattgataatatattttataaacacattgaatAGGTTTGCCTTGTTTTCCACGAGTTATTATGTCAAAGAGATGAtaattccatactttacattatttgtcaACAAatatataagactcgagctttgtttacataacaatgcgTTCTTGCCTCTGTATCTCCCTTATACCTTTaattctaacattcaaattttggtcaatcattcaaaatgttcaagtaaaccattttatatataaaaaataaaaataaaaattttgttctaaaatcgtgtcaaagtccctttaaaaaaatcggtcggaagacctactcgttattcgtaacgagatcgtattattatctagttatttttatgttcgtttgagtgCAAAGAGCATACTAGTACTTACAACGCCATTGAAATTATTGCGCCTGACGAGTTTAAATTGCGCATATCTTCTTCACTAcgtctaatattttatttttcagtaagcTGAATAGGCAAGTGTCATTTTATAGGCGTCAACTCACTGGAATAAACAATCTTTGTGATGCACATGGTTTAAATAATAGTTTCCACTCTTGGGATGGTTCCGGGTACTTTGTTCTATACAAATGATATTCAAAGTTCTTTGTGATATGGTGTGGCCATGAACTGAGctgaaaataataaacattgaaTATACAGGTAACACGATATCACactcttaaaggggcatggtcacgattttggtcaaattttttttcttctgtttttattatttacaatgctttaggaatgcatttctaatgatcaaatgaaatttgggtgtcagtcgatgagttttaagcaagatacaggacaattcttcgtcatgtaaacaaggctcgtgccctgttattgtttacataggttcaatataccaataaaaaaaatttaagctaATTTGTCTAtcatcttattcattttaagcataaatattcagttactaacgattaacacattcatttgaggtcttaaactggaattttcacttcaacattcaaaatgtaaacaaaagctttgtttacatagtgaagaattgtaagctctgtaattcgcttataactcaacaaatgacaatcaaaATTTGGTTGCCTTTTAAAAacgccttactgaagcattgtaaacattaaaatcgaaaaaataatttttgaccaaaatcgtgaccacgccCCTTTAAATAACGGTCTAaaatctatggtgttccgatgggacCACTTCGATCAttgcactttcgcctttagggcgaagatgcgagagtgcgaagttgcgattgcgaaagtgcgaaggtgcaacggcgaagcgcgaagatgcgaaggcggcgaagcgatactactatcgctccttcgccttcgcaacttcgcactctcgccttcgcatcttcgcactcgCCGatgtggccctatcggaacaccatagaaaTCTGCATTTATCTCTCAAATGAATTAGGATCGTTAACATTTTGCAGAGGTTTGCAACATTGAAGTTGAACAAGacatactgtagaagcagaaatattcgctGAGGATTTGATTCTTTATTTTCGTTGAATTATAAATCAAGGAAATTAAACCCTAgacgttatttttttaattcatgacGTATTTTCACCCaaagtatcaataaatacagacacccctgcgaatgtgttcgaaatgttttctttatcgttgctaagtatgtaataaattcaGAGGTgttcgaatgaaagttcacgagacttcaccgagatttgttcagtttcGAGTGGAAATATGAGTGTTCgaataatattctcaaaatacgtaagtactggtcgtttttcatattatatcctactttgatttatgttaaaacatgaaaatcttttaagatgtatgtcttatttcatcgtctagcggttatttatattaaacgataatattcagaacaaagttatcgttcgtgttcaaccacgtgtagagtggttgaaaatataaacattgggttgcttaataaaatcatggccatgtttgatgcttgtggtatgcaataccatgtttttagaaaaataatgggtgtctgttttgcataaaaacctagcatatcgagccattttcaaggaacattctgcataaaatagtatagtctgtttcacttttgatgctattactaggttaggcgcggatcgaaaataaaTCCTATGGGGGATCTCTACtaaagcatgttaattgttgcaacagcagacaaaaactatattttgtattgtcacatttacttttagaacacattttatccaccaattaatgaagataaagtttaaaatcaatacacctctagattttatatttgattacaaatacTTAGATTCTAtatatgaaatagactataaacacgaggcatgatttttactgcgaaactgaaagggtcaaataaaaccacgttgTCTaatatttaaatgacaataacattcgcaggggtgacagAGTTGATACGCGATACATTTTAGGGATTacgatatgacgaaattaaatgccaacgtaattgtatttggtttaaaaacaacgaaattttaacCCAAAGGAAATATGTGCCTTTACAATAGtcttaaataaatatacatgaacaACCACTTCGTAGTTTTTGCTatacttgtaataaaaaaacacGCTGTTAGGGATTGAATATTAGAAagactgaaagtccaaggtcttgttaaaatttaacattggactttcagtagggtaTAGCTATCCaattcttgcgtcaaaacaagttaaaatggcGCGGTTTCACGCCAAATTTGGactgattgcgtagtcttagcgcaaaagccagacaaatcttattgatttcaaagagccatggctgagtgacTAGCAACGAAATAGACAGGCCttcgtcacattgctgtttgacacttCTACCCaaagatattatatttatatattattattatactttcatgttaaatactgaaatctgattggtttagacgcagttgataatccgttctattaccctcagccttagcaacacacttggcaacgggtaacacaacgaattgttacatgcgcgtaaattatgcgcatacGGTTCGGCGTAAAAttaacttcatttctatataaaagcagtaaaattttctctaaaattaagacatttagtataataaaataaatagtgcctgtttgggaggataactgttaaaattgacacccctcgaaaaccattgtcaaccttcGCTTCGGGtcggttttctcggggtgtcaatttcaacagttatcCTCCCaagcaggcactatttatataatgttaaaatggttctacttGAAATCTGGACTTGtgcatcaattaaaaaaaatatcaagaatatAATTAGTGAAATAGTAATGTAAGcgatttttcttcaaatttcttGACATTCAGTATGAGTAAGGTGTTGTGCGATTAGACGAAGCCGTACGCGATATAGAATTGTTCTTTTGTCttgaataggtgtgaaaaccctcaagggcatgtcgttttctaccttgagtttgttaatcactacatgtatacacagaaaatgatcgtgacttaaactttatatgtatacacaggaAACGCATACTGATAACACGTTAGATTCAATGTGCTTTAACGCAGCACCAACTTAattatatgaatgataattttattattgaatggaaaaatagatttgttagttgattcccgacatttgttcatttctcaatttaaaacatagacatgtattgacagtttacggcgctatgcgtgtcaacttataaaatgagaagatgaaattgctctgcattgatacgagttcatctaatgaaatatttaattttaaaattgttataaaaacaggattattaactaatagaaataataaccGAAATAAACacgtcaaatacaaagatatgtgttcttatttacacatcACAAAACTTAACAGCGTAATAATCATGTTATGTTGTAATTCGAATGTAGTTTCCGATTTTATGAAAtactatttcataaatataatttattaattttataataatatggaccacaatttatttacaatgcagctgtTAGGCTTTAATCTGAAGTCGCATATTTGACGTGGATTTACGCAACCCGCATTGCCTGTAATGTACAGTACAGGTAAAGTAACAACAACAAGCAGTAGCAGGAATAACGGTAAATCACACCGTCGCGGTGTCATCACGGTCGCAATCCATACCGCGATCAAAAACCGCGATGGTGAATCGCGGGAACGATAAAAATACCGTGACGGTAACGCGggccaatacgggatccgcgttgcctgtactgtagcTATGAAATAAATACACCTCTAAACATCAGTGATCTATATTAACACTCACCTGGTTCTGTAATGAAGAATGTAACTCTCCCTCCGCAAAGATGTGGATGACGATGTAAGATTTGGTAAGGAGGACAGCAGACTTGATGAG carries:
- the LOC128156342 gene encoding glucoside xylosyltransferase 2-like; the encoded protein is MRRRVIYKFWLPAISLVVLYLLYVVRQRTAQNVQRVTLTEKPRERTEDERLGPTELDNGAKLWRNSIHLSIVVCGDRRNESITLIKSAVLLTKSYIVIHIFAEGELHSSLQNQLSSWPHHITKNFEYHLYRTKYPEPSQEWKLLFKPCASQRLFIPSLLTNVDSLLYVDTDVLFLSPLEKIWSHFSRFNSSQVIAMAPDNEVRHTAWYNRFAKHPYYGELGVNSGVILMNLTRIRASTWPTSIIKYHKEYKLKMTYGDQDLMNIYFHFHPDELYIYPCEWNYRPDHCMYTSVCEGANKDGAHVLHGNRRTMQNQKQPAFKAVYSAFKEYDFQEKLMISLLPMLLRNLEAVAKTPCGKVGHIFSKRVAQFLNQEEK